From the genome of Ziziphus jujuba cultivar Dongzao chromosome 6, ASM3175591v1, one region includes:
- the LOC107430424 gene encoding uncharacterized protein LOC107430424, which translates to MAAPSPALSSNSSDTATATTTAAVASTAVTATATAANTAALPAAKTTTAAVSATATASAPAPAAAAASSVPAANTVVHRTDTPPKTLRGLNKPKCKQCGNVARSRCPYESCKSCCAKAQNPCYIHVLKANATFPDKTPPSNSTLFDQHSTEASPSGNSHRVASLRQLSNTFAQFNNVQIPLRSRKPMTRKDAAAINEWRFSKLKEYKDRNIEVEDEAFDRYMQNVNLLEELFSVKSIPERSMEDVNSSPERSMEDGTSNHDPTSMDDETGPTVSGLKLMLRSDPVRTDNFRERMKQIVDQGLNKLQKCELDYALNEPINQNELDKGPKRTKDLWAERASALSDLNDRLNKARNDEDLKYCLELKSQLFSHHTSSSHVGSNSEILKDQNANNNLESTKVSNYSLSRLVTSVEIDQETLRNVDAHFSSLQQIEGL; encoded by the exons ATGGCGGCCCCTTCACCAGCCCTAAGCAGCAACAGTTCCGATACCGCAACCGCCACAACTACCGCTGCCGTAGCCTCCACCGCCGTCACGGCCACGGCCACGGCCGCTAATACGGCTGCTTTACCCGCCGCCAAAACTACCACCGCCGCCGTCTCTGCCACCGCCACAGCTTCCGCTCCCGCTCccgctgctgctgctgcttcttCCGTCCCCGCAGCGAACACGGTGGTGCATCGTACGGACACACCGCCGAAGACACTTCGCGGTCTTAACAAGCCTAAGTGCAAGCAGTGTGGCAATGTCGCTCGCTCCAG GTGTCCATATGAATCATGCAAGAGTTGCTGTGCCAAAGCTCAAAATCCATGTTATATTCATG TTTTGAAAGCAAATGCGACTTTTCCAGACAAGACGCCACCTTCAAATTCTACTTTATTTGACCAGCATTCTACGGAGGCATCACCATCAGG GAATTCACATAGAGTTGCATCACTTCGGCAACTTTCAAACACTTTTGCTCAGTTCAATAATGTGCAAATTCCACTCCGTTCAAGGAAGCCAATGACCAGAAAG GATGCTGCAGCTATAAATGAATGGAGATTTTCCAAGCTAAAGGAATACAAGGATAGAAACATTGAAGTGGAAGATGAAGCTTTTGATCGATACATGCAAAATGTTAATTTGCTGGAGGAATTATTTTCTGTGAAGTCTATTCCAGAAAGGTCTATGGAGGATGTGAATTCTAGTCCAGAAAGGTCCATGGAGGATGGAACTTCTAACCATGACCCTACTTCCATGGATGATGAAACTGGGCCTACGGTCTCGGGGCTGAAGTTGATGCTGAGATCAGATCCTGTGAGAACCGATAACTTCAGAGAGCGGATGAAGCAAATTGTTGATCAAGGATTAAACAAGCTTCAGAAGTGTGAGTTAGATTACGCCCTTAATGAACCAATTAACCAAAATGAACTGGATAAAGGGCCCAAAAGAACAAAAGATTTATGGGCCGAAAGGGCTTCAGCTTTAAGTGATCTCAATGATAGACTAAATAAGGCCCGAAACGATGAGGATCTAAAATATTGCTTGGAGCTGAAATCTCAGCTCTTCAGTCATCACACATCGTCAAGTCACGTAGGATCTAACTCTGAGATATTGAAGGACCAGAATGCCAATAATAATTTGGAATCCACAAAAGTATCGAATTATTCATTGTCCAGATTGGTTACTTCCGTTGAAATTGATCAAGAAACTCTTAGAAATGTGGATGCACACTTCTCTTCCTTACAGCAAATAGAAGGTCTATAA